A genome region from Halorussus pelagicus includes the following:
- a CDS encoding ABC transporter ATP-binding protein has protein sequence MRSQNVVKEYESGEEVLRALKGIDIAVRPGEFVAVVGPSGSGKSTLLNQLGLLDTPTEGTVSVRDTTVNDLSVAERTQLRKRTVGFVFQNFYLIPTLSAVENVKVPRLLDGDRSATHERATELLKRVGLGDRLQHLPNELSGGQKQRVAVARSLVNDPDLVLADEPTGNLDQETGSQVLAEFGRITDEGVAVVAVTHDEQVTEFADRTIELVDGRIQ, from the coding sequence ATCCGCTCGCAGAACGTCGTCAAGGAGTACGAGTCCGGCGAGGAGGTACTGCGAGCGTTGAAGGGCATCGACATCGCGGTTCGCCCCGGCGAGTTCGTCGCGGTCGTCGGGCCGAGCGGGAGCGGCAAGTCCACGCTCCTGAATCAACTCGGACTGCTCGACACGCCCACGGAGGGAACCGTCTCCGTCCGAGACACCACGGTAAACGACCTCTCGGTCGCCGAGCGGACGCAACTCCGCAAGCGGACGGTTGGGTTCGTCTTCCAGAACTTCTACCTCATCCCGACGCTGTCGGCGGTCGAGAACGTGAAGGTGCCGCGACTGCTCGACGGCGACCGGTCGGCGACCCACGAGCGAGCTACGGAGTTGCTTAAACGCGTAGGACTGGGCGACCGGTTACAGCACTTGCCGAACGAACTCTCCGGCGGGCAGAAACAGCGCGTCGCGGTCGCCCGGTCGCTCGTCAACGACCCCGACCTCGTCCTCGCCGACGAACCGACCGGGAATCTGGACCAAGAGACGGGGTCGCAGGTCCTCGCGGAGTTCGGCCGCATCACCGACGAGGGCGTCGCGGTCGTCGCTGTCACGCACGACGAACAG